The Argentina anserina chromosome 3, drPotAnse1.1, whole genome shotgun sequence genome includes a region encoding these proteins:
- the LOC126788737 gene encoding protein ROOT INITIATION DEFECTIVE 3-like encodes MISSLFFQAKPPERISFIHALLPLPFTFKESNMSSSPEIFLTNSPDGPIVAYDASSGTVVGQFTGSRSPRQGLTVVGEDFGKTYIAASHISPTTGSGSIHLYNWWSSTAFHNLPVPEPVAPLAASFDGLYLFAGGISGSVHTLSVPSGNVLKTLPAHNKPVTCLSVNHDESLLISGSDDGTIAIVPIFRLVGDWACENVEDIILHKFAAHSDSVTAIVSGTGLCYSQIISCSEDSTCKFWSLRRGTHLRTVVFPCMIYGITLHPTEPEFYAAGSDGSIHIGSFMVGSRKLVIQGSELMTLPHKHNGAVVSVVMVNAGRNLVSASEDGSVWIWKLGEGQVNRVIMAFGNEMTSISDMVSATGIDYNKGHSASEVGKGGATKCSIGSSCEELIKSMPAMRMIEMEDLSKVAAKDRSRAIDTLESAIAIYEKLLELILKEAKKGTRSSKER; translated from the coding sequence ATGATAAGCAGCTTGTTTTTTCAAGCCAAACCACCTGAGAGGATCTCATTTATACATGCGCTCCTCCCTTTACCTTTTACCTTCAAAGAATCCAACATGTCTTCTTCCCCTGAAATCTTCCTCACCAACTCTCCCGACGGCCCCATTGTTGCCTATGATGCTTCCTCAGGCACCGTTGTAGGACAGTTCACTGGTAGCCGCTCACCGCGACAAGGCCTCACTGTCGTTGGAGAGGATTTTGGGAAGACTTATATAGCTGCTTCACACATATCCCCAACCACAGGTTCTGGTTCAATCCACCTTTACAACTGGTGGTCTTCAACTGCCTTTCACAACCTCCCTGTCCCCGAACCGGTTGCACCACTAGCTGCCTCCTTTGATGGACTGTACCTTTTTGCCGGTGGCATATCAGGCAGTGTGCACACACTTTCAGTCCCGTCAGGGAATGTGCTCAAAACACTGCCTGCACATAACAAGCCTGTTACCTGCCTAAGTGTTAATCATGATGAGTCTCTTCTGATTTCGGGCAGTGATGATGGAACCATTGCTATTGTCCCTATCTTTCGGCTTGTAGGAGACTGGGCGTGCGAGAATGTTGAAGACATAATATTGCACAAGTTTGCTGCTCATTCTGATTCTGTAACTGCCATTGTATCTGGTACAGGATTATGCTACTCCCAGATTATCTCTTGCTCAGAGGACTCCACATGCAAGTTCTGGAGTCTCCGGCGGGGAACCCACCTGCGTACGGTTGTGTTTCCCTGCATGATTTATGGGATCACATTGCACCCCACAGAGCCTGAGTTCTATGCTGCAGGGTCTGATGGTTCGATACACATAGGATCCTTCATGGTTGGAAGTAGAAAACTTGTGATCCAAGGGAGTGAACTGATGACATTGCCTCATAAGCACAATGGTGCAGTTGTATCCGTTGTAATGGTGAATGCGGGAAGGAACTTGGTTTCGGCATCAGAAGATGGGAGTGTTTGGATTTGGAAACTTGGTGAAGGTCAGGTCAATCGGGTGATTATGGCTTTTGGAAATGAGATGACAAGCATTAGTGATATGGTGTCAGCCACAGGGATAGATTATAACAAAGGGCATAGTGCTTCTGAAGTGGGAAAAGGTGGTGCAACCAAGTGTAGTATCGGGTCTTCATGTGAAGAACTGATCAAGAGTATGCCTGCAATGCGTATGATAGAAATGGAAGATCTGTCGAAAGTGGCAGCAAAAGATAGGAGCAGAGCCATTGACACACTTGAATCCGCCATTGCAATATATGAGAAGCTCTTGGAACTCATTCTCAAGGAAGCTAAGAAAGGCACTCGCAGCAGTAAAGAGAGGTGA
- the LOC126789079 gene encoding protein VTE6, chloroplastic-like — MALSALLHIKPPPPPFPSLKPHLSSSKLPIQIQTPKPLKAHFTMQRPPPHASTATTTTTTTVHSAVCDAVSLIQSSPATWKSAILCNLVIFVLGSPVLVSGLSLSGIAAAFLLGNLTWRAFGPPGFLLVATYFVIGTAVTKVRMAQKEAEGVAEKRKGRRGPGSVIGSSAAGCVCAFLTIFLVGGKAYSQLWQLGFVSSFCTKLSDTVSSEVGKAYGKTTYLVTTLKVVPRGTEGAVSLEGTIAGLLASVLLAFVGCLMGQINGPEAIICVIASQIANVGESIIGAVLQDKEGFRWLNNDAVNVINISMGSTFAILMQQALLQNLHM; from the exons ATGGCATTGTCAGCACTCCTCCACATCAAACCACCTCCCCCTCCATTCCCCTCACTAAAACCACACCTCTCCTCCTCCAAACTcccaatccaaatccaaaccccTAAACCCCTCAAAGCACACTTCACTATGCAGAGGCCTCCTCCTCATGCATccaccgccaccaccaccaccaccaccactgtCCACAGTGCGGTCTGCGACGCTGTCTCCCTGATCCAATCCTCCCCCGCCACGTGGAAGTCTGCGATCCTCTGCAACCTCGTGATCTTTGTTCTGGGCTCTCCGGTTCTGGTTTCTGGGCTCTCCCTCTCCGGCATTGCTGCCGCGTTTTTGCTCGGAAATCTCACTTGGCGCGCCTTTGGGCCCCCTGGGTTTCTCTTGGTTGCAACCTACTTCGTCATT GGCACAGCGGTGACAAAGGTGAGAATGGCGCAAAAGGAGGCTGAGGGGGTAGCCGAGAAGAGGAAAGGGAGGAGAGGCCCTGGAAGTGTTATTGGATCCAGTGCTGCTGGATGCGTTTGCGCTTTTCTCACGATATTTTTAGTGGGAGGAAAGGCATATTCCCAGCTTTGGCAACTAGGATTTGTTTCCAGTTTCTGTACTAAGTTGAGTGATACGGTCTCAAGTGAGGTGGGAAAGGCATATGGGAAAACAAC GTACTTAGTAACAACATTGAAGGTAGTTCCAAGGGGAACTGAGGGGGCTGTGAGTCTTGAGGGAACCATTGCTGGACTTTTGGCATCTGTTCTTCTGGCTTTTGTTGGTTGTCTCATGGGTCAG ATAAATGGACCTGAAGCAATTATATGTGTAATAGCTTCTCAAATAGCAAATGTTGGTGAGAGCATTATAGGTGCTGTTCTTCAAGACAAGGAAGGATTTCGATGG CTCAACAATGATGCTGTGAATGTCATAAACATATCCATGGGCAGCACATTTGCCATTCTGATGCAGCAGGCATTACTCCAAAACTTGCATATGTAA